Proteins from one Amycolatopsis benzoatilytica AK 16/65 genomic window:
- a CDS encoding ABC transporter ATP-binding protein, whose amino-acid sequence MTTRLPLASKRDVRRWAWRTALEHRREFSLMLGLFSLATVIGLAGPQLLGQLVDGVVGHGTTTRVDLLAGAFVVVLVLQALAKKAARLRGRMFGERVLAQTRERFVTSALDLPLGTVEAAGTGDLLSRATSDISRLDHAVRFAAPEILIAIVTVLFTTVAMIVTSPLLALALLVAIPVLLPVNVWYQRRIPKALEWMLARWGDLQSVTHETVEGARTAEALSLTDRRLRTGHRALDQAVLGERRMRWLQLRWLPSLEVSYVLPIAGLLLLGLLAYSQGWAGLGTITTMLAYAQAMTAPLNEALFWLEDLQVAMAAARRVLGVQPAEETEKVTAVPRGRDIEVRDVRFGYTEDREVLHGIDLSVPRGERLAIVGPSGAGKSTLGRLLAGISAPTSGSVSVGGTEVSTLADDVLRGEVLLLTQEHHTFSGTLRENLALPARRGDREWTDQELLDALASAGAAEWTAGLPDGLDTKLGSGAYAVPAGLAQQLALARVVLADPHTLVLDEATSLLDTGSARELERSLNAVLEGRTVIAIAHRLHTAAAADRVAVVEGGRITELGPHQDLLAADGPYARLVAAAS is encoded by the coding sequence ATGACGACGCGGCTTCCGCTGGCGTCGAAACGCGACGTACGGCGCTGGGCGTGGCGTACCGCGCTCGAACATCGGCGCGAGTTCTCCTTGATGCTCGGGCTGTTCTCGCTCGCCACGGTGATCGGGCTGGCCGGGCCGCAGCTGCTCGGCCAGCTGGTGGACGGCGTGGTCGGGCACGGCACCACGACGCGAGTGGACCTGCTGGCGGGTGCGTTCGTAGTGGTGCTCGTGCTGCAGGCGTTGGCGAAGAAGGCCGCCCGGCTACGCGGCCGGATGTTCGGCGAGCGGGTGCTCGCACAGACCCGGGAGCGGTTCGTCACGAGCGCGCTGGACCTGCCGCTCGGCACCGTCGAAGCGGCGGGCACCGGTGACCTGCTCAGCCGCGCGACCAGCGACATCAGCCGGCTGGACCACGCGGTCCGGTTCGCCGCGCCGGAGATCCTGATCGCGATCGTGACGGTGCTGTTCACGACGGTCGCGATGATCGTGACGTCGCCGCTGCTGGCGCTCGCGCTGCTGGTGGCGATTCCGGTGCTACTGCCGGTGAACGTCTGGTATCAGCGGCGGATCCCGAAGGCACTGGAGTGGATGCTCGCGCGCTGGGGCGATCTGCAGTCGGTGACCCACGAGACGGTGGAAGGCGCGCGGACGGCCGAGGCGCTGAGCCTCACCGACCGGCGGCTGCGCACCGGGCACAGGGCACTGGACCAGGCGGTGCTGGGCGAGCGCCGGATGCGCTGGCTGCAGCTGCGCTGGCTGCCGTCGCTGGAGGTCAGCTACGTGCTGCCGATCGCGGGGCTGCTGTTGCTGGGCCTGCTCGCGTACTCGCAAGGCTGGGCCGGGCTGGGCACGATCACCACGATGCTGGCGTACGCGCAGGCGATGACCGCGCCGCTGAACGAAGCACTGTTCTGGCTGGAAGACCTGCAGGTCGCGATGGCCGCGGCGCGGCGAGTGCTCGGCGTGCAGCCGGCCGAAGAAACCGAGAAGGTCACCGCGGTGCCACGCGGGCGCGACATCGAGGTGCGCGACGTGCGGTTCGGCTACACGGAGGACCGCGAGGTGCTGCACGGCATCGACCTGAGCGTGCCGCGCGGCGAACGGCTGGCGATCGTCGGGCCGTCCGGGGCGGGCAAGTCGACGCTGGGCAGGCTGCTGGCCGGAATCTCGGCGCCGACATCGGGTTCGGTCAGCGTCGGCGGCACCGAGGTGTCGACGCTGGCGGATGACGTGTTGCGCGGCGAGGTGCTCCTGCTGACCCAGGAACACCACACGTTCTCCGGGACTCTGCGGGAGAACCTGGCGCTGCCGGCCCGGCGCGGCGACCGCGAGTGGACCGACCAGGAGCTGCTCGACGCGCTCGCGTCCGCCGGCGCGGCGGAGTGGACGGCTGGGCTGCCGGACGGGCTGGACACCAAGCTGGGGTCGGGCGCGTACGCGGTGCCGGCCGGGCTGGCGCAGCAGCTGGCGCTGGCCCGGGTAGTCCTTGCCGACCCGCACACGCTGGTGCTGGACGAGGCGACGTCGCTGCTGGACACCGGATCGGCGCGGGAGCTGGAGCGGTCGCTGAACGCGGTGCTGGAAGGCCGCACGGTGATCGCGATCGCGCACCGGCTGCACACCGCCGCGGCGGCGGACCGGGTCGCGGTGGTCGAGGGCGGCCGGATCACCGAACTCGGACCGCACCAGGACCTGCTGGCCGCGGACGGTCCGTACGCGCGGCTTGTCGCGGCGGCCAGCTGA
- a CDS encoding ABC transporter ATP-binding protein yields the protein MLSATYPFPDIRLPSRPTPVRYLLAVLRARPWLALGAALAGAGWSLPMALLPLVIGHGISAIEAGDTPALWRWALLAGVLGVVQALLGTALHFAAYGLWLHGAGTTQRVVTDHTTRLGATLREAASTGNVVAVTSSDMNWVGNAFEVIGRSFGSIVTFVVIGVAMLGTSPLLGTIALVGVPLAMVGIGPLLAPLQKRKLAQRENLSDVNALGADIVSGLRILRGVGGERRFLRRFRDASQLVRRSGIEVGRSESWLAAAEVLLPGLVTVAIIWLGARLALDGTISVGSLVAFYGVSAFLVVPVTITTEAISALSSGLVAARKVCGLLTLQPKMAEPASPQPLPDGPLELVDTVSGIRVTPGKLTVVDLGAEAEAIAERMARFADPDEGEQVLIGGVPADRVSLTELRARVVYAHNQDLWFSGVLREQLAPEHPRNVDLLDALHAADADDIIEALPKGIDEVIGERGREVSGGQRQRLSLARALATDADVLLLDEPTSAVDAHTEARITQRAKELRTGRTTVVFSQSPLWRNVADEVVSAKAVTV from the coding sequence GTGCTTTCCGCCACATATCCCTTTCCCGACATCCGTCTGCCGTCCCGGCCGACGCCGGTGCGGTACCTGCTGGCGGTCCTTCGGGCACGGCCGTGGCTTGCCCTCGGCGCGGCGCTCGCCGGGGCCGGCTGGTCGCTGCCAATGGCGCTGCTGCCGCTGGTGATCGGCCACGGCATCAGCGCCATCGAGGCCGGTGACACTCCCGCGCTGTGGCGCTGGGCGCTGCTCGCGGGCGTGCTCGGCGTGGTGCAGGCGCTGCTCGGCACCGCACTGCACTTCGCCGCCTACGGCCTGTGGCTGCACGGCGCGGGCACGACGCAGCGCGTGGTCACCGACCACACCACGCGGCTCGGCGCGACGCTGCGCGAGGCAGCCAGCACCGGCAACGTCGTCGCGGTCACCTCGTCGGACATGAACTGGGTCGGCAACGCGTTCGAGGTCATCGGCCGTTCGTTCGGATCGATCGTCACGTTCGTGGTGATCGGCGTCGCGATGCTCGGCACCTCACCGCTGCTGGGCACGATCGCGCTGGTGGGCGTCCCGCTGGCGATGGTCGGCATCGGCCCGCTGCTGGCTCCGCTGCAAAAGCGCAAGCTCGCCCAGCGGGAGAACCTGAGCGACGTGAACGCGCTGGGCGCGGACATCGTGTCCGGGCTGCGGATCCTGCGCGGCGTCGGCGGCGAGCGGCGGTTCCTGCGCCGGTTCCGCGACGCCAGCCAGCTGGTCCGCCGCTCCGGTATCGAGGTCGGCCGCAGCGAGTCCTGGCTCGCCGCCGCTGAGGTGCTGCTGCCCGGCCTGGTCACGGTCGCGATCATCTGGCTCGGGGCGCGGCTCGCGCTCGACGGCACGATCAGTGTCGGCTCGCTGGTGGCCTTCTACGGCGTTTCGGCGTTCCTGGTAGTGCCGGTGACCATCACGACCGAGGCGATCAGCGCGCTCAGCTCCGGTCTGGTCGCGGCCCGCAAGGTGTGCGGATTGCTGACACTGCAACCGAAAATGGCGGAGCCGGCGTCGCCGCAACCGTTGCCGGACGGGCCGCTGGAGCTGGTGGACACGGTGAGCGGCATCCGGGTCACGCCGGGCAAACTGACTGTGGTCGACCTGGGTGCCGAGGCGGAGGCGATCGCCGAGCGAATGGCCCGGTTCGCCGATCCGGACGAAGGCGAGCAGGTGCTGATCGGCGGAGTGCCCGCCGATCGGGTTTCGCTGACCGAACTGCGCGCCCGGGTGGTGTACGCGCACAACCAGGACCTGTGGTTTTCCGGGGTGCTGCGCGAGCAGCTCGCACCGGAACATCCACGGAACGTCGACCTCCTGGACGCACTGCACGCCGCGGACGCCGACGACATCATCGAGGCGCTGCCCAAGGGCATCGACGAGGTGATCGGCGAGCGCGGCCGCGAGGTGTCCGGCGGGCAGCGGCAGCGGCTGAGCCTGGCCCGGGCACTGGCGACGGACGCGGACGTGCTGCTGCTGGACGAGCCGACCTCGGCGGTCGACGCGCATACCGAGGCCCGGATCACCCAGCGGGCCAAGGAACTGCGGACCGGCCGGACCACCGTGGTGTTCAGCCAGAGTCCACTGTGGAGGAATGTGGCCGACGAAGTAGTAAGCGCGAAGGCGGTGACGGTATGA
- the purL gene encoding phosphoribosylformylglycinamidine synthase subunit PurL gives MTSTVVSTDTTAAAAATPETSQPYVELGLADDEYARIREILGRRPTDAELAMYSVMWSEHCSYKSSKKHLRYFGETATDEMKAKMLAGIGENAGVVDIGDGWAVTFKVESHNHPSYVEPYQGAATGVGGIVRDIMAMGARPLAVQDALRFGPADAPDTKRVLPGVVAGVGGYGNCLGLPNIGGELVFDPSYAGNPLVNALCVGAMRTEDLHLAFASGAGNKIILFGARTGLDGIGGVSVLASDTFSGDESAAGRRKLPSVQVGDPFTEKVLIECCLDLFREKLVIGIQDLGGAGLSCATSELAAAGDGGMHIYLDRVPLRATGMTPAEVLSSESQERMCAVVAPENVEAFMAVCAKWDVLATDIGEVTDGEHLVITWNDEIVVDVPAHTVAHQGPVYDRPIERPAFQDGLVADTSAKLPRPSTPDELRADFLKLIASPNQASKEWVTSQYDRYVRGNSVLAQPSDSGMIRIDEESNRGVSVSTDCNAKFVYLDPYRGAQLALAEAYRNVATGGATPVAVSDCLNFGAPTDPGVMWQFERAVHGLADACVELGIPVTGGNVSFFNQTGDTAILPTPVIAVLGVIDDVTRRIPTGIGAEAGETLLLLGETHDELDGSAWARELHGHLGGVPPKVDLAREKLLAEVLVAGSRDGMISAAHDLADGGLAQALTETVLIGQCGARVFLDRDQDPFVQLFSESSGRVLVAVPRTEELRFTEMCTARGLPWRKTGVVDPESGTLELQGVTEFTTQELREAWESTLPALFN, from the coding sequence GTGACCAGCACTGTTGTTAGTACAGACACCACCGCAGCGGCCGCGGCGACCCCGGAAACGAGCCAGCCGTACGTCGAACTCGGCCTCGCCGACGACGAGTACGCGCGGATCCGGGAGATCCTCGGCCGCCGGCCCACCGACGCCGAGCTCGCGATGTACTCGGTGATGTGGAGCGAGCACTGCTCCTACAAGTCCTCGAAGAAGCACCTGCGCTACTTCGGCGAAACCGCCACCGACGAGATGAAGGCCAAGATGCTGGCCGGCATCGGCGAGAACGCGGGCGTCGTCGACATCGGCGACGGCTGGGCGGTCACCTTCAAGGTGGAGAGCCACAACCATCCGTCCTACGTGGAGCCGTATCAGGGCGCTGCCACCGGCGTCGGCGGCATCGTGCGCGACATCATGGCGATGGGCGCGCGCCCGCTCGCGGTGCAGGACGCGCTGCGTTTCGGCCCCGCCGACGCACCCGACACCAAGCGCGTGCTCCCCGGCGTGGTCGCGGGCGTCGGCGGCTACGGCAACTGCCTTGGCCTGCCGAACATCGGCGGCGAGCTGGTTTTCGACCCGTCGTATGCGGGAAACCCGCTGGTCAACGCGCTCTGCGTCGGTGCGATGCGCACCGAGGACCTGCACCTGGCGTTCGCGTCCGGCGCTGGCAACAAGATCATCCTGTTCGGCGCGCGCACCGGCCTCGACGGCATCGGCGGCGTGTCCGTGCTCGCCAGCGACACTTTCTCCGGCGACGAGTCCGCGGCCGGCCGGCGCAAGCTGCCGAGCGTGCAGGTCGGCGACCCGTTCACCGAGAAGGTGCTCATCGAGTGCTGCCTCGACCTGTTCCGCGAGAAGCTGGTCATCGGCATCCAGGACCTCGGCGGCGCCGGGCTGTCCTGCGCGACGTCCGAGCTGGCGGCGGCCGGCGACGGCGGCATGCACATCTACCTGGACCGGGTTCCGCTGCGCGCCACCGGGATGACCCCGGCCGAGGTGCTCTCGAGCGAATCGCAGGAACGCATGTGCGCGGTCGTCGCGCCGGAGAACGTCGAGGCGTTCATGGCGGTGTGCGCCAAGTGGGACGTCCTCGCCACCGACATCGGCGAGGTCACCGACGGCGAGCACCTCGTCATCACCTGGAACGACGAGATCGTGGTCGACGTGCCTGCGCACACCGTCGCGCACCAGGGCCCGGTCTATGACCGCCCGATCGAGCGCCCGGCGTTCCAGGACGGCCTGGTCGCCGACACCTCGGCGAAGCTGCCCCGCCCGTCGACGCCCGACGAGCTGCGCGCGGACTTCCTGAAGCTCATCGCGTCGCCGAACCAGGCGTCGAAGGAATGGGTGACCTCCCAGTACGACCGCTACGTGCGCGGCAACTCGGTGCTCGCCCAGCCGTCCGACTCGGGCATGATCCGGATCGACGAGGAGAGCAACCGCGGCGTCTCGGTGTCCACCGACTGCAACGCGAAGTTCGTCTACCTCGACCCGTACCGCGGCGCGCAGCTCGCGCTGGCCGAGGCGTACCGGAACGTGGCGACCGGCGGCGCGACCCCGGTCGCGGTGTCCGACTGCCTGAACTTCGGCGCGCCGACCGACCCGGGCGTGATGTGGCAGTTCGAGCGGGCCGTGCACGGCCTCGCGGACGCCTGCGTCGAGCTGGGCATCCCGGTCACCGGCGGCAACGTCAGCTTCTTCAACCAGACCGGTGACACGGCGATCCTGCCCACTCCGGTGATCGCGGTCCTCGGCGTGATCGACGACGTCACCCGCCGCATCCCTACCGGCATCGGCGCGGAAGCGGGCGAGACCCTGCTGCTGCTCGGCGAAACCCACGACGAGCTGGACGGCTCGGCCTGGGCCCGCGAGCTGCACGGCCACCTCGGCGGCGTCCCGCCGAAGGTGGACCTGGCCCGGGAGAAGCTGCTGGCCGAGGTGCTGGTGGCCGGTTCGCGCGACGGCATGATCTCCGCCGCGCACGACCTCGCCGACGGCGGACTGGCGCAGGCCCTCACCGAGACTGTCCTGATCGGACAGTGCGGGGCCCGGGTCTTCCTCGACCGCGACCAGGACCCGTTCGTGCAGCTGTTCTCCGAGTCGTCCGGCCGCGTCTTGGTGGCCGTCCCGCGCACGGAAGAGCTGCGGTTCACGGAAATGTGCACCGCCCGCGGCCTGCCGTGGCGCAAGACCGGCGTGGTCGACCCGGAGTCGGGAACGCTGGAACTGCAGGGCGTCACCGAGTTCACCACCCAGGAACTGCGCGAGGCGTGGGAGAGCACGCTGCCGGCGCTGTTCAACTGA
- a CDS encoding pentapeptide repeat-containing protein: MRSPLLWTFVASVVLLCGVGGWLLADPATSRSDALKTGGLAGGAVVALYALWLNDRRRRVEEARQTIEQQRHDVDRERISDERFAKSVELLGHDADQVRVGALHALAGLARSRPEYRQTVLDVLCSYLRRPYSHGRYSGNPGTPDEERELQVRLTAQRLVGDLLPPADAPGPGPDLDLTGAALEYFDLSRRRIGGLLLRNASLYSSTNFSGCVFTGAAFFTAAGTGPGRLVGNFHCRDAVFQDRAWFSGTEFAERADFTGTRFAGRTTFKETVFAKEAVFTDTSFVDDAEVRLPKGWQLARSGNNSWVAVADQAAKP, encoded by the coding sequence GTGCGTTCGCCTCTGCTGTGGACGTTCGTCGCGTCCGTGGTTCTGCTGTGCGGGGTCGGCGGCTGGCTGCTCGCCGACCCCGCCACCAGCCGCAGTGACGCGCTGAAGACTGGCGGGCTCGCCGGCGGTGCAGTGGTGGCGCTGTACGCACTGTGGCTCAACGATCGCCGCCGCCGGGTCGAAGAGGCCCGGCAGACGATCGAACAGCAGCGGCACGACGTCGACCGGGAACGGATCTCGGACGAGCGGTTCGCCAAGTCGGTGGAACTGCTCGGCCACGACGCCGACCAGGTGCGTGTCGGCGCTCTGCACGCACTGGCCGGGCTGGCGCGCAGCCGCCCGGAGTACCGGCAGACCGTGCTGGACGTGCTGTGCTCCTACCTCCGGCGGCCGTATTCGCACGGCCGTTACTCCGGGAACCCCGGCACTCCGGACGAAGAACGCGAACTGCAGGTCCGGCTCACCGCGCAACGCCTGGTCGGCGATCTGCTGCCGCCCGCTGACGCGCCCGGCCCGGGACCGGATCTCGATCTGACCGGGGCGGCGCTGGAATACTTCGATCTTTCCCGCCGCCGGATCGGCGGACTGCTGCTGCGGAACGCTTCGCTGTACAGCAGCACCAATTTCAGCGGCTGCGTGTTCACCGGGGCGGCGTTTTTCACCGCGGCGGGCACCGGTCCTGGGCGGCTGGTAGGCAATTTTCACTGCCGGGACGCGGTTTTTCAGGACCGGGCGTGGTTTTCCGGAACCGAGTTCGCGGAGCGGGCAGACTTCACCGGAACCCGGTTCGCGGGGCGGACGACGTTCAAGGAGACGGTGTTCGCCAAGGAAGCGGTGTTCACCGATACGTCCTTTGTGGACGACGCCGAGGTGCGGCTGCCGAAGGGGTGGCAGCTGGCGCGGTCCGGGAACAACAGCTGGGTCGCGGTGGCGGACCAGGCCGCAAAGCCGTGA
- a CDS encoding lysozyme translates to MSISRRGRRTALLSALTVPVVALLLGAATQATAAGAQSPLSTREINAVNADIQAHNHVLGSQIRRVEGDQSTPASKAAAQQPQPATALPNQVAATVDGIDVSGYQGNVDWGYWWGQGKRFVWTKATESTSYTNPYFAQQYNGSYNQGFIRGAYHFATPDTSSGAAQANYFVSHGGGWSGDGKTLPGVLDIEYNPYGATCYGLSPSAMTAWIKDFHDTYHDLTGRWPVIYTSTNWWNQCVDGDFSSTAPLWIARYSSTAGPLPYNWGYYTVWQYTSSPIDQDTFNGAYDRLQALANG, encoded by the coding sequence ATGTCCATTTCCCGAAGAGGCCGGCGCACCGCACTGCTTTCCGCGCTGACCGTCCCCGTTGTGGCGCTCCTGCTCGGCGCTGCGACCCAGGCGACCGCGGCAGGCGCCCAGTCCCCGCTTTCGACGCGGGAGATCAACGCCGTCAACGCTGACATCCAGGCACACAACCACGTGCTGGGGTCGCAGATCCGCCGCGTCGAGGGCGACCAATCCACTCCGGCGTCGAAGGCGGCCGCGCAGCAGCCGCAACCCGCGACCGCGCTCCCGAACCAGGTCGCGGCGACGGTGGACGGCATCGACGTGTCCGGATACCAGGGCAACGTCGACTGGGGCTATTGGTGGGGCCAGGGCAAGCGGTTCGTCTGGACCAAGGCCACCGAAAGCACGAGTTACACGAACCCGTACTTCGCCCAGCAGTACAACGGTTCCTACAACCAGGGCTTCATCCGCGGCGCATACCACTTCGCCACGCCGGACACGTCCAGCGGCGCGGCGCAGGCGAACTACTTCGTCTCGCACGGCGGCGGCTGGTCCGGCGACGGCAAGACCCTGCCCGGCGTGCTCGACATCGAGTACAACCCTTACGGCGCAACGTGTTACGGCTTGAGCCCGTCGGCGATGACAGCGTGGATCAAGGACTTCCACGACACCTATCACGACCTCACCGGCCGCTGGCCGGTCATCTACACGTCGACGAACTGGTGGAATCAGTGCGTCGACGGCGACTTCTCCAGCACCGCGCCGCTGTGGATCGCCCGGTACTCGTCGACGGCGGGACCGCTGCCGTACAACTGGGGCTACTACACCGTGTGGCAGTACACCTCGAGCCCGATCGACCAGGACACCTTCAACGGCGCCTACGACCGGCTCCAGGCACTCGCCAACGGCTGA
- a CDS encoding lysozyme, with amino-acid sequence MKRRLLLRWSAVLVAGIAGASFATPAEAGPNPEDNYAGSQIEKHEGVLGLPIGYSTDDQYLGHDVSGHQGPVDWAAAVGAGAKFVYVKATEGTTFVSKQFSQQYNGSYDAGIVRGAYHFGLPDVSDGASQANYFLAHGGGWSGDGRTLPGALDMEYNPYGDTCYGKDAAGMVAWIRSFSDTYRARTGRLPTIYTSTSWWKRCTGNDPSFGGNPLWIARYNSQIGELPAGWREQAIWQFADAGALPGDQNWLNGTQAALRNLAFG; translated from the coding sequence GTGAAGCGTCGTCTGCTGCTGCGCTGGAGCGCGGTTCTGGTCGCCGGCATCGCCGGCGCGTCGTTCGCCACCCCGGCCGAGGCGGGGCCGAACCCGGAGGACAACTACGCCGGCTCGCAGATCGAAAAGCACGAAGGCGTGCTCGGGCTGCCGATCGGCTACTCGACAGACGACCAGTACCTCGGCCACGACGTGAGCGGCCATCAAGGCCCGGTCGACTGGGCTGCCGCGGTCGGGGCGGGCGCGAAGTTCGTGTATGTCAAAGCGACCGAGGGCACCACGTTCGTCAGCAAGCAGTTCAGTCAGCAGTACAACGGCTCCTATGACGCCGGGATCGTGCGCGGCGCCTATCACTTCGGCCTCCCGGACGTGTCCGACGGCGCGAGCCAGGCGAACTACTTCCTCGCGCACGGCGGCGGCTGGTCCGGCGACGGCAGGACCCTGCCCGGTGCGCTCGACATGGAATACAACCCTTACGGCGACACGTGTTACGGCAAAGACGCGGCTGGCATGGTCGCGTGGATCCGCTCGTTCTCCGACACCTATCGCGCCCGCACCGGACGGCTGCCGACTATCTACACGTCCACCAGCTGGTGGAAACGATGCACCGGAAACGACCCTTCTTTCGGAGGGAATCCGCTGTGGATCGCGCGCTACAACTCGCAGATCGGCGAGCTGCCCGCGGGCTGGCGGGAGCAGGCCATCTGGCAGTTCGCGGACGCCGGCGCGCTGCCCGGCGACCAGAACTGGCTCAACGGAACGCAGGCCGCGCTGCGCAATCTGGCATTCGGGTGA
- a CDS encoding type VII secretion system-associated protein: MAQRDEADRMVSRTSAGKRARRNAYPRQGPQGKPEITPEMRTNARTNPNSWLYVIDEAFDARGPVPSWAVVGAYPVNGTGEVVEDFHPNDRYRPSPKALGFPEPRNELERLLQLVRAEHRPAEDLPRVILDSTLLVYAMSPLQRTVIGFHNADGRVMVPAYTTKALVPREWPLARAVLGRDIVNLLAGHPIAINPHDLITAVVPAEHLLKAIAEERR; this comes from the coding sequence ATGGCGCAGCGGGACGAAGCAGATCGGATGGTTTCCCGGACTTCGGCAGGCAAGCGCGCCCGGCGCAACGCGTACCCGCGCCAAGGACCGCAGGGCAAACCCGAGATCACCCCCGAGATGCGCACCAACGCCCGGACCAATCCGAACAGCTGGCTGTACGTCATCGACGAGGCGTTCGACGCCCGCGGCCCGGTGCCGTCGTGGGCCGTCGTCGGCGCGTACCCGGTGAACGGCACCGGCGAGGTCGTCGAGGACTTCCACCCCAACGACCGCTACCGGCCCTCGCCGAAGGCGCTCGGTTTCCCGGAGCCTCGCAACGAACTCGAGCGGCTGCTGCAGCTGGTCCGCGCCGAGCACCGGCCCGCCGAAGACCTGCCGCGCGTCATCCTCGATTCGACGCTGCTGGTCTACGCCATGTCGCCGCTGCAGCGCACGGTTATCGGCTTCCACAACGCGGACGGCCGGGTCATGGTGCCCGCCTACACCACGAAGGCCCTCGTGCCGCGCGAGTGGCCGCTCGCCCGCGCGGTGCTCGGCCGCGACATCGTCAACCTGCTCGCCGGGCATCCGATCGCGATCAACCCGCACGACCTGATCACGGCAGTGGTCCCGGCCGAGCACCTGCTCAAGGCGATCGCCGAAGAACGCCGCTGA
- a CDS encoding sterol carrier family protein has product MASSRSVDPAQLRAAVMAVSDWLRGAGPDPGRPAMAAAVRATLRTLAQDAPGHTVEVRVPPFAAVQCIEGPRHTRGTPPNVVETDGRTWLELATGLLGWDEAVAAARVSASGSRADLSHWLPVVRI; this is encoded by the coding sequence ATGGCCTCTTCGCGTTCGGTCGATCCCGCTCAGTTACGGGCGGCGGTGATGGCCGTTTCGGACTGGTTGCGAGGTGCCGGGCCGGATCCGGGCCGGCCGGCGATGGCCGCCGCGGTGCGCGCGACGCTGCGCACGCTCGCCCAGGACGCCCCCGGCCACACCGTCGAGGTACGGGTCCCGCCGTTCGCGGCGGTGCAGTGCATCGAAGGCCCGCGCCACACTCGCGGCACCCCTCCGAACGTGGTCGAAACCGACGGCCGGACCTGGCTCGAACTGGCCACCGGGCTGCTCGGCTGGGACGAGGCGGTGGCCGCCGCGCGGGTGTCCGCGTCGGGCAGCCGCGCGGACCTGTCGCACTGGCTGCCGGTCGTGCGGATCTGA
- a CDS encoding helix-turn-helix domain-containing protein, translated as MNAVNASAGEQSLGPTARRMILGSQLRKLREEAGITRQQAGYNIRGSESKISRLELGRVGFKERDVADLLTMYGVADENERKSFLDMVKQSNEAGWWRKFGETVPNWFTDLVGLEEAASRIQTWEPLFVPGLLQIEQYARAIFSHGRPELADERVDQLVALRMRRQKMLARPDAPRIWAVLDESVLFRPIGGPKVFKQQLEYLLEVTTLPHVSVQILPYCRSGLSAEHAFSLLRFAESELPNIVYVEYLTGAHYLDKREEIEKYSRALDLLAVDAETPERSRSRIAKRKAEI; from the coding sequence ATGAACGCGGTGAACGCGTCCGCTGGCGAGCAGAGCCTCGGCCCGACGGCGCGCCGGATGATCCTCGGCTCGCAGCTTCGGAAGCTCCGTGAGGAAGCGGGCATCACCCGGCAGCAGGCCGGCTACAACATCCGCGGCTCGGAATCGAAGATCTCGCGGCTGGAACTGGGTCGCGTCGGCTTCAAGGAACGCGACGTCGCCGACCTGCTGACGATGTACGGCGTCGCCGACGAGAACGAGCGCAAGTCGTTCCTCGACATGGTCAAGCAGTCCAACGAAGCGGGCTGGTGGCGGAAGTTCGGCGAGACGGTGCCGAACTGGTTCACCGACCTCGTCGGTTTGGAGGAGGCGGCGTCCCGGATCCAGACCTGGGAGCCGTTGTTCGTGCCCGGTCTGCTTCAGATCGAGCAGTACGCCCGGGCGATCTTCAGTCATGGCCGGCCGGAACTCGCCGACGAACGCGTTGACCAGCTGGTAGCGCTGCGCATGCGGCGGCAGAAGATGCTGGCCCGTCCGGACGCGCCGCGGATCTGGGCGGTGCTCGACGAGTCGGTGCTGTTCCGGCCGATCGGCGGGCCGAAGGTGTTCAAGCAGCAGCTGGAGTACCTGCTCGAGGTGACGACGCTGCCGCACGTGTCGGTGCAGATCCTGCCGTACTGCCGGAGCGGTCTGTCCGCGGAACACGCGTTCTCGCTGCTGCGCTTCGCCGAGTCGGAGCTGCCGAACATCGTGTACGTCGAGTACCTGACGGGCGCGCACTACCTGGACAAGCGCGAAGAGATCGAGAAGTACAGCCGGGCGCTGGACCTGCTGGCCGTGGACGCGGAGACGCCGGAGCGCAGCCGGTCGCGGATCGCCAAGCGTAAGGCGGAGATCTAG
- a CDS encoding DUF397 domain-containing protein → MAERFENGIPADRLTGAQWRKASYSGAVGNCVEVAPLTSGEIAMRNSRFPEGPALVYTRAEMAAFLAGAKDGEFDDVLG, encoded by the coding sequence ATGGCTGAACGGTTCGAGAACGGCATTCCGGCCGACCGCCTGACCGGCGCGCAGTGGCGCAAGGCCAGCTATAGCGGCGCGGTGGGCAACTGCGTCGAGGTCGCCCCGCTGACTTCCGGCGAGATCGCGATGCGGAACTCCCGTTTCCCCGAAGGCCCGGCGCTCGTCTACACCCGCGCGGAGATGGCCGCCTTCCTCGCCGGTGCGAAGGACGGCGAATTCGACGATGTCCTCGGCTGA